Genomic window (Drosophila ananassae strain 14024-0371.13 chromosome 3L, ASM1763931v2, whole genome shotgun sequence):
CGTGGGCATCGATGAGTTCGCAGCGACTCCAGCCGATCCAGTTCCGTTCGGTGATCGCTGGCGCAGCGGGCTGCTCTGCGCCTTGAGGTACTCGATGTACATCCGTCTGGCTTGGTTGAGTACGCGGGTCACGTCGTGCTTGCGGACCATCTTGTCAAAGTGCATCGCTATCTCGTTGTAGTCCATGGCCCCCTTGATGATGGTGTTCCTGTGCTGCAGCAGCAGGGTGAGGCAGAGGAACATGAGGAAGGCATTACCGCCACCGAACTCAGACGGCGGAGGCAGAGCCGCCGCCGTGGCGTTTACTCCGACTCCATTTTGCGAGGCCATCCGCTGAGGGGATCTTGTGTAGGCACTCTCGTCGTCGGCATTTGTGGCGATCTCCACCAGCGGCGTCACCTCGACCAGACTGGGCTCCGTGGAAATCGGCAGTATGACCTCCGGCAGGCTACTGCTGCTGCGCATGCCCAGCGGGTTGTGGCCGTCCAGCAGGAGTTGTCTCTCGTCGATGAAGGGATTGAAGGCATGAGACTCGCTCTGCTGGACGCTATTGCTCTTCGCCGCCAGCCGCTGACGGCGTCTCATGTGCAGCTCGCTGACATCTGGACACGGAATGATTTCGTTCTCCTTCAGGTCCTCCACCAGGTCCAGTGCATCCTTGTCCAGCTTCTCGTACTCAAAGTCATCTCGCTTTTCGTTTTCCGTGAAGGGTAGCCCGAAAACCTGACGGTCCAGGTTCTCCGCCTCCAGACGCAGCTCCCGCGTTATGGCCGTCGTCATGGGGTAGTACTCCTGGTCAccatcctgatcctgatcctgatctgGCTCCACGCTCTCCAGGTCCAGCTGCAGATTGTAGCTGCTAAGCTCCTGTTCCTGCTCCTGCGCCTGTTGAATGGCCGTGGCCGCCGTGGAGGCACTCCAACTGGTTTCCGGCACCGACGAAGAATCCGACTCATCCAGAGAGCTACCCAGCCCGCCCTTGGTCAGCTGCACGACTGGCTTCGTGGAGGATACCGGAGCTGTCGGCTGCTGGGTGGCAAATCGGTCGGATATGCGgtttttgttgatggtggcgAAGTTAAGGAATTCATTGAAGTTCTTCACCAGCTTGGGCGGCATCTTCCGATCTCCTCCGTCCTCGTCTGCTTCTCCGTCGAAGGAGAGGCCGATCCGACTGGTGGCTGCTAGCTTTTCCTTGAGATCCTTGAAGTGGCCTCCGCTGGAGCTGCTCACTCGCTTCACACTCTCGCTCACTTGGCTGGCATTCGTGGCCAGTTGCTTGGCGATGATGTTGCTCATGGCCAGAATGTTCTTGTGCTGAAGCTTCGACTTGATTTCGTTGGCGTCCTCGTCCAGATTGGAGGAGGAAGAACTGCACAGGAAGGCTCGTCCCGGAGAGGAGGGCGGTGCTTCTTTGCTCACAGCTTCTGGAGTTTTCTGGGCATCATCCTTGAAGGGATTCGTTTCCAGGAAGCTCGGCGATTCCTTCCTATCGAACACATCATCGTCCTCGGTGTCCTCGCCAGCCGAGACATCCTGCGCCGACTTGGCGTTTGGACCGCTCTCCAGGGCCCCCTCGATCAGCGCCAGCATTTTGGCTTCGTCCAGGCTCTGGTGCACTTTGGACGAGGTTCGACGCTGTCGACGTGCGGCGGCCGACGCATGACGCGACATATTGTCATCGAGGCTGTGATTCAGCCTCTTGGTATTGTCTAGGGCGTGGCCAGTGGTGCCCAGGGAGGAGCTGAGCGAGCTTAGCGACGCCGAGGAGCTCTGACGGCGGAGAGCGCATACCTTGGTGTATGGATTCTCGCGGGGCTTGGTCAGCAGGTAGGACGGGCTGGTCGGGGTGGCACTATGTGAGCTTGAGAATGTGCTGGCGCTGTTGGGAACCGAACTGTCCGCAATGGGCACAAATTCCTGTTAAAGAACACaatatttcataaggatttCATTCATTTAGAAAGAATATTGTTACCTTCTCGAACAGCTGCAACTCCTTTTCCCCGGGACCACTTCCGTATCGCAGGGAACTCCACTGAACCTCGAGCATGCGGAGCGCATCTTCGAAGGGGAACTCCCGCTTGAGCTCTAGGAGGAGCCACCGATAGCAAAAGAGCAGATCGTCGGCCTGCTGCGATTTGAGGTACTCCCAGAACTCCGGATCGTAGAAACTCAGGGCCTCCGTCAGGTGGGCGAACTTCTGGGTCATTGCGATGCCGTCCAGCATGAAATTCCCACGCATCCGTGCCATAATCGCACAGAAACAGATGTAGGCCTGGGCCTCGTCGTTCATGGTGACCAGAAGCGGCGAAGCGATGTCCGACATGCCCTGACAGTAGGAGACGGTCGGGTGATTCAGTGCGTAGGTGGTGAGGATGTTGAAAAGTGCTGCAATGTTCTGATTGTCGTCGCTGCCGGCGTAGAAAGGGTGAAGGCGGTCGGTGCGTAACACGTCCTTCTTCACCATGCTGGTCACATAGGCCAGCTCCCCGGCCACACTTCCTCTCTTCACAGCCGCCTTCCAGGTGTCCCTCAAGCGGCAATACTGTTCCGACTTTCTTCGCATAAACTCCATGCGCTGGTGGCCATCCAAAGGCAGACCGTGACTCCCACTCGGATAAACATTCAGAAGGTGCTTCCACACCACGCGCCGCAGACTAGGATCGATTCCGCCCAGGAAGATGACTCTGTGCAGCTCCTCCTTGCGTTGAATTTGTCCCAGGGCATCCAGAAACAGTCGAAACTCCCCatcgcacatgggcggacgcGGAGGCAGGTTCGCCATGTGCTCGTCGGACAGATTGAACGCCTTCTGGACGATGGAGAACGTTTTCTCCATCTGGTTCATGATGGAACTGCCGAGCTTCGTCTGCATGTGCTGCACGTATTTCTGGGACACTGCGAGGGACTGGAGTGGCGATATAAGCTCGCGGGGAATAGCAGGAGAAACGGCTCCAGTGCTTGAGGGTGGCGCAGGGACAGCAGGTCCCGTTGAGGACCGCCCCGGGGACACATCGGAGTCGCACTCCCTCACCACCGTAAACGGCTTCACATCAATCTGCAGCATCAGGCAGGGCTCCGACGCTGTCTGGATGGATATGTTGTGGATGCGCAGGAAGGCCGCATCCAGATCCCAGTCGGAGCGCACGGCCAGGTAGATTTCGTTGCCAGCCGGATCGAAGGCCT
Coding sequences:
- the LOC6494735 gene encoding TBC1 domain family member 25; its protein translation is MTGICPREAVRVKVKKCEPTLRPEWRKFSVDPQITTLEVLYSLLAKAFDVKSDFSIKYKAFDPAGNEIYLAVRSDWDLDAAFLRIHNISIQTASEPCLMLQIDVKPFTVVRECDSDVSPGRSSTGPAVPAPPSSTGAVSPAIPRELISPLQSLAVSQKYVQHMQTKLGSSIMNQMEKTFSIVQKAFNLSDEHMANLPPRPPMCDGEFRLFLDALGQIQRKEELHRVIFLGGIDPSLRRVVWKHLLNVYPSGSHGLPLDGHQRMEFMRRKSEQYCRLRDTWKAAVKRGSVAGELAYVTSMVKKDVLRTDRLHPFYAGSDDNQNIAALFNILTTYALNHPTVSYCQGMSDIASPLLVTMNDEAQAYICFCAIMARMRGNFMLDGIAMTQKFAHLTEALSFYDPEFWEYLKSQQADDLLFCYRWLLLELKREFPFEDALRMLEVQWSSLRYGSGPGEKELQLFEKEFVPIADSSVPNSASTFSSSHSATPTSPSYLLTKPRENPYTKVCALRRQSSSASLSSLSSSLGTTGHALDNTKRLNHSLDDNMSRHASAAARRQRRTSSKVHQSLDEAKMLALIEGALESGPNAKSAQDVSAGEDTEDDDVFDRKESPSFLETNPFKDDAQKTPEAVSKEAPPSSPGRAFLCSSSSSNLDEDANEIKSKLQHKNILAMSNIIAKQLATNASQVSESVKRVSSSSGGHFKDLKEKLAATSRIGLSFDGEADEDGGDRKMPPKLVKNFNEFLNFATINKNRISDRFATQQPTAPVSSTKPVVQLTKGGLGSSLDESDSSSVPETSWSASTAATAIQQAQEQEQELSSYNLQLDLESVEPDQDQDQDGDQEYYPMTTAITRELRLEAENLDRQVFGLPFTENEKRDDFEYEKLDKDALDLVEDLKENEIIPCPDVSELHMRRRQRLAAKSNSVQQSESHAFNPFIDERQLLLDGHNPLGMRSSSSLPEVILPISTEPSLVEVTPLVEIATNADDESAYTRSPQRMASQNGVGVNATAAALPPPSEFGGGNAFLMFLCLTLLLQHRNTIIKGAMDYNEIAMHFDKMVRKHDVTRVLNQARRMYIEYLKAQSSPLRQRSPNGTGSAGVAANSSMPT